From Pongo pygmaeus isolate AG05252 chromosome 1, NHGRI_mPonPyg2-v2.0_pri, whole genome shotgun sequence, one genomic window encodes:
- the MATN1 gene encoding cartilage matrix protein, with amino-acid sequence MRVLSGSSLVLCSLLLLLQAPCSPGLAPQSRGHLCRTRPTDLVFVVDSSRSVRPVEFEKVKVFLSQVIESLDVGPNATRVGMVNYASTVKQEFSLRAHISKAALLQAVRRIQPLSTGTMTGLAIQFAITKAFSDAEGGHSRSPDISKVVIVVTDGRPQDNVQDVSARARASGVELFAIGVGRVDKATLRQIASEPQDEHVDYVESYSVIEKLSRKFQEAFCVVSDLCATGDHDCEQVCISSPGSYTCACHEGFTLNSDGKTCNVCSGGGGSSATDLVFLIDGSKSVRPENFELVKKFISQIVDTLDVSDKLAQVGLVQYSSSVRQEFPLGRFHTKKDIKAAVRNMSYMEKGTMTGAALKYLIDNSFTVSSGARPGAQKVGIVFTDGRSQDYINDAAKKAKDLGFKMFAVGVGNAVEDELREIASEPVAEHYFYTADFKTINQIGKKLQKKICVEEDPCACESLVKFQAKVEGLLQALTRKLEAVSKRLAILENTVV; translated from the exons ATGAGGGTCCTCTCTGGCAGTAGCCTCGTGCTCTGcagcctgctgctgctgctccaggCCCCATGCAGCCCTGGCCTCGCCCCCCAGTCCAGAG GCCATCTCTGCCGGACGCGGCCCACGGACCTGGTGTTTGTTGTCGACAGCTCTCGCAGCGTTCGGCCTGTTGAATTTGAGAAAGTGAAGGTATTCCTGTCCCAGGTCATCGAGTCGCTGGATGTGGGGCCCAATGCCACCCGGGTGGGCATGGTTAACTATGCCAGCACCGTGAAGCAGGAGTTCTCGCTGCGGGCTCACATCTCCAAGGCCGCACTGCTGCAGGCCGTGCGCCGCATCCAGCCGCTGTCCACAGGCACCATGACTGGCCTGGCCATCCAGTTCGCCATCACCAAAGCCTTCAGCGATGCAGAGGGTGGTCATTCCAGGTCCCCTGACATCAGCAAG GTGGTCATCGTGGTGACAGATGGGAGGCCCCAGGACAACGTGCAGGACGTGTCTGCGCGGGCCCGGGCCAGCGGCGTCGAGCTGTTCGCCATCGGAGTGGGCCGCGTGGACAAGGCCACGCTGCGGCAGATCGCTAGCGAGCCGCAGGACGAACACGTCGACTACGTGGAGAGCTACAGCGTCATCGAGAAGCTGTCCAGGAAGTTCCAGGAGGCCTTCTGCG TGGTGTCAGACCTGTGCGCCACAGGGGACCATGACTGTGAGCAGGTGTGCATCAGCTCCCCGGGTTCCTACACCTGCGCCTGCCACGAGGGCTTCACTCTGAACAGCGACGGCAAGACCTGCAATG tctgcagtggtggtggtggcagctcGGCCACTGACCTGGTCTTCCTCATTGACGGATCCAAGAGTGTGAGGCCAGAGAACTTTGAGCTGGTGAAGAAGTTCATCAGTCAGATCGTGGATACGCTGGACGTGTCAGACAAGCTGGCCCAGGTGGGGCTGGTGCAGTACTCAAGCTCTGTGCGCCAGGAGTTCCCCCTGGGTCGCTTCCACACCAAGAAGGACATCAAGGCGGCTGTGCGGAATATGTCCTACATGGAGAAGGGCACAATGACTGGGGCTGCTCTCAAGTACCTCATTGACAATTCCTTCACTGTGTCCAGTGGGGCTAGGCCCGGAGCCCAGAAGGTGGGCATTGTCTTCACTGATGGCCGGAGCCAGGACTACATTAATGATGCTGCCAAGAAGGCCAAAGACCTCG GCTTTAAGATGTTTGCTGTGGGTGTGGGCAATGCCGTGGAGGATGAGCTGAGGGAAATAGCCTCAGAACCTGTGGCAGAGCACTACTTCTACACGGCTGACTTCAAGACCATCAACCAGATAGGCAAGAAGTTGCAGAAGAAGATCTGTGTGG AGGAAGACCCGTGTGCCTGCGAGTCCCTGGTGAAATTCCAAGCCAAAGTGGAGGGGCTGCTGCAGGCCCTGACCAGGAAAC TGGAAGCTGTGAGTAAGCGGCTGGCTATCCTGGAGAACACAGTCGTCTAA